In one Zobellia galactanivorans genomic region, the following are encoded:
- a CDS encoding response regulator transcription factor, which produces MTYTKDFFSFENSVGEIPKGSQEQALDYLEAIKAFSRATYKSIYVIDYQKRGFEYVSDNPLFLCGHTADEIKEMGYAFYFKYVIKSDLDLLIKINKVGFEFYDRIPLEERKEHTISYDFHIKNQEGKIILINQKLTPMFLTENGKIWKAVCIVSLSTERQAGNIKIYKKGNHKIFKYNLDGDFWKADEKIKLSSREKEILQLSIRGLTIKEIAESIYVSPDTVKFHRRKLFDKLEVTNISEAIMYATNNKLI; this is translated from the coding sequence ATGACCTACACAAAAGATTTTTTTTCCTTTGAAAATTCAGTTGGTGAAATTCCTAAAGGAAGTCAAGAACAAGCATTAGATTATCTAGAAGCCATAAAAGCCTTCTCAAGGGCCACCTACAAAAGCATATATGTAATTGATTATCAAAAAAGAGGGTTTGAATACGTCTCTGACAACCCGTTGTTCCTTTGTGGCCATACGGCCGATGAAATCAAGGAGATGGGATATGCTTTCTACTTCAAATATGTAATAAAGTCCGATTTGGATTTACTCATTAAAATCAACAAGGTAGGCTTCGAGTTTTATGACAGAATTCCCTTAGAAGAACGCAAAGAACATACCATTTCATATGACTTTCATATAAAAAACCAAGAAGGAAAAATCATACTAATAAATCAAAAATTAACCCCAATGTTTTTGACCGAAAACGGCAAAATATGGAAAGCCGTATGTATCGTATCCTTATCGACCGAACGACAAGCGGGGAATATTAAAATCTATAAAAAGGGAAATCATAAAATTTTCAAGTATAACCTAGATGGCGACTTCTGGAAAGCGGATGAAAAAATAAAGCTCTCATCTCGGGAAAAAGAAATATTGCAATTGTCGATTAGAGGCTTAACTATAAAAGAGATAGCCGAATCAATTTACGTATCGCCCGATACGGTAAAATTTCATAGAAGAAAGTTATTCGACAAATTAGAAGTGACCAACATATCAGAAGCTATCATGTATGCCACCAATAATAAACTCATTTAA
- a CDS encoding winged helix-turn-helix domain-containing protein, protein MNDYKIKSRIWIEVGDNVLFGEGRVRLLKEIETQGSLSKAAKSIGMSYKKAWTLVDAVNKSAKEAVVTTSVGGQKGGGTVVTPYGKKLIAAFEQINKKCWEFLDKEFETLNGI, encoded by the coding sequence ATGAACGATTACAAAATAAAAAGTAGGATTTGGATTGAAGTAGGGGATAATGTTTTGTTTGGTGAGGGTAGAGTGCGTTTACTAAAGGAAATTGAGACACAAGGCTCATTGTCAAAAGCGGCAAAGTCTATTGGCATGTCTTATAAAAAAGCATGGACGCTAGTAGATGCCGTTAACAAATCGGCAAAAGAAGCCGTGGTAACTACATCGGTTGGTGGGCAAAAAGGAGGTGGGACGGTTGTTACACCCTATGGGAAAAAACTAATAGCGGCTTTTGAGCAAATCAACAAAAAGTGTTGGGAGTTTCTGGACAAAGAGTTTGAAACCCTAAACGGAATTTAA
- a CDS encoding alginate export family protein → MTIQRLQVGILFSLIFNFIPISAQTLEVDADLRARFEYRHGYNNLFPTDADPAAFVNQRTRLNIGYSAEKLKLFIAVQDVSTWGDTRQILAIDGNDSFSLFQAWAQLQFNENWSTKLGRQVISYDDQRIFGGLDWAMQGRFHDAAIISYKKDNFMLDLGGAFSQEAASNEGTAYNIQGFFTYKSMQYAYLKQSWEKNSVSFLFLNTGFQDFTGDANDIADGVSYRQTTGSYFKFPIQKVNFAGSAYYQFGKANATTDLAAYQLALEATYTSDKLLYGLGVELLSGTDQDGDSKNKSFFPLYGTNHKFNGFMDYFYVGNHANNVGLNDVYGKIVFTTGEKSNLLLKGHYFSANADLSGDADAYLGTELDLVYTQALMTNVKLNVGYSHMFASDSMTLTKGGRPSDNTNNWGWVQLTINPNLFKTNLGRASN, encoded by the coding sequence ATGACCATACAAAGACTTCAGGTAGGTATTCTATTTTCACTTATTTTCAATTTTATACCTATATCAGCGCAAACACTGGAAGTTGATGCTGATCTAAGGGCCCGATTTGAATATCGCCACGGATACAACAACCTTTTTCCTACCGATGCCGATCCCGCCGCATTCGTAAACCAACGTACCCGTCTGAATATTGGCTATTCCGCAGAAAAACTAAAACTGTTCATTGCGGTACAAGATGTGAGTACTTGGGGAGACACCCGACAAATTTTAGCGATAGACGGAAACGATTCTTTCTCTTTATTTCAAGCTTGGGCACAATTGCAATTCAATGAAAATTGGTCTACCAAGCTAGGCAGGCAAGTAATTTCTTATGACGACCAACGTATTTTTGGCGGTTTGGATTGGGCCATGCAAGGACGTTTTCATGATGCTGCCATCATAAGCTACAAAAAGGATAATTTTATGCTTGACTTAGGTGGGGCCTTTAGCCAAGAAGCGGCAAGTAATGAAGGGACGGCATATAATATTCAAGGTTTTTTTACTTATAAATCCATGCAGTATGCCTACCTCAAGCAATCTTGGGAGAAAAATTCCGTGAGCTTCCTTTTTCTAAATACGGGGTTTCAAGATTTTACCGGTGATGCCAATGATATTGCAGACGGCGTTTCCTATAGACAGACCACGGGTTCATACTTTAAATTCCCAATACAGAAAGTAAATTTTGCCGGTAGTGCCTATTATCAATTTGGGAAAGCAAATGCTACCACGGACTTAGCAGCTTATCAATTGGCTTTAGAGGCCACTTATACATCTGATAAACTTCTTTACGGTTTGGGTGTTGAACTTTTAAGCGGAACCGACCAAGACGGCGACTCCAAGAACAAATCCTTCTTTCCTCTTTATGGCACCAATCACAAGTTTAATGGATTCATGGATTATTTTTATGTAGGCAACCATGCTAACAATGTCGGACTTAACGATGTATACGGAAAAATTGTTTTTACCACGGGCGAAAAATCGAACCTATTGCTAAAAGGACATTATTTTAGCGCCAATGCAGACCTTTCCGGAGATGCCGATGCTTATTTAGGAACGGAATTAGATTTGGTATATACACAAGCCCTAATGACGAATGTAAAGCTAAATGTAGGCTATTCCCACATGTTTGCTTCGGATAGTATGACGCTTACAAAAGGTGGCAGACCAAGTGACAATACAAACAACTGGGGATGGGTTCAACTAACGATCAATCCAAATCTTTTTAAAACAAATTTGGGCAGGGCCTCAAACTAA
- a CDS encoding molybdenum cofactor biosynthesis protein MoaE → MGTTYKNVFKQGAISSAFIAESIAKHQSKTSIGAHNIFLGQVRADVVDDKKVAAIEYTAYEDMANKKFHEIREATFEKFNLSCMHIYHSLGEVKSGEICLFVFVSSPRRKEVFKALEYVVEAIKADVPVFGKEIFEDESSQWKVNS, encoded by the coding sequence ATGGGCACTACTTATAAAAACGTATTTAAACAAGGCGCTATTTCTTCTGCATTTATAGCGGAATCTATTGCCAAACATCAATCTAAAACCAGTATTGGCGCGCATAATATTTTTCTTGGCCAAGTACGGGCCGATGTTGTAGACGATAAAAAAGTTGCAGCTATTGAGTATACGGCATATGAGGATATGGCAAATAAGAAATTCCATGAGATACGGGAGGCTACTTTTGAAAAATTCAACCTTAGCTGTATGCATATCTACCATAGTTTGGGAGAGGTAAAATCGGGAGAGATATGCCTATTTGTTTTTGTGTCATCACCAAGGCGGAAAGAAGTCTTTAAAGCGTTGGAATATGTGGTAGAGGCCATTAAGGCCGATGTGCCTGTTTTTGGAAAGGAAATATTTGAGGATGAATCTTCTCAATGGAAAGTAAACAGCTAG
- a CDS encoding type IA DNA topoisomerase, translating into MKVCIAEKPSVAREIASVLGANTKHDGYYVGNGYAVTYTFGHLCTLKEPSDYKPHWKSWDLNNLPMLPEHFETKVTKDSGIQKQFKIIKQLFDKADVVINCGDAGQEGELIQRWVLNQANYKGKVERLWISSLTKEAIKEGFDNLKPSTDYDNLYYAGFSRAIGDWLLGMNATRLYTLKHGGYKQVLSVGRVQTPTLAMLVDRFKEIENFKPQPYWELQTLYRETLFSYEEGRFLKVEDGEKLANIVKEHDFEIVSISKKAGNEYAPKLFDLTGLQVYCNTKFGFSADETLKIVQKLYEQKVVTYPRVDTTFLPNDVYPKVPEILKKLTKYDTLTKPLDGKKLKKTKKVFDDSKVTDHHAIIPTGQQINLQYNQQQVYDIIVRRFIAVFYPDCKVSNTTVIGKAETVKFKTTGKEILEKGWRIVFETPNAPSKESGILPTFKKGEKGPHEPSFLEKQTKPPKQYTEASLLRAMETAGKKVDDDELRELMKENGIGRPSTRANIIETLFRRKYIKRNKKQVIPTVTGIQLIDTIQNEMLKSAELTGKWEKQLKDIEKGTFSAGSFIKQMKKMVDQLVYDVRSETRKANISAVNNKPPAAASKKKAIKKATDITSEVCPKCKKGSIRRGKSAYGCSEFNKTCDFVIPFKFQGKTISEKQYVRLFQKGSTVNLKGFKVNNDSVEGLVRFDDSFKLKLEPKKPKIQVKNTSEENRCPKCNKGTIIKGKTAYGCSEYKTGCDFRFSYDAIREKAKGRPLTKELVFEIFREH; encoded by the coding sequence ATGAAAGTATGTATTGCTGAAAAACCATCTGTTGCGCGAGAAATAGCTTCCGTTCTTGGGGCGAATACCAAACATGATGGTTACTACGTAGGTAATGGCTATGCAGTAACCTATACTTTCGGACATCTTTGCACACTTAAAGAGCCAAGCGATTATAAACCTCATTGGAAAAGTTGGGATCTAAATAACCTACCAATGTTACCCGAACATTTTGAAACCAAAGTGACTAAAGATTCTGGTATTCAAAAACAGTTTAAGATTATAAAGCAATTATTCGATAAGGCCGATGTTGTTATAAACTGTGGGGATGCCGGGCAAGAGGGGGAATTGATACAACGTTGGGTATTAAATCAAGCGAACTACAAAGGCAAGGTTGAAAGACTTTGGATTTCTTCACTTACCAAAGAAGCTATAAAAGAAGGATTCGATAATTTAAAACCCTCTACAGATTACGATAATTTATATTATGCAGGTTTTTCTCGTGCGATTGGCGATTGGCTTTTGGGTATGAATGCTACCCGCTTATACACTTTAAAACATGGCGGCTACAAGCAAGTATTGTCCGTTGGGCGTGTACAAACACCAACCTTGGCTATGCTGGTAGACCGGTTTAAAGAGATAGAGAATTTTAAGCCACAACCTTATTGGGAGCTGCAAACATTATATCGCGAAACCTTGTTCAGTTATGAAGAAGGTCGTTTTTTAAAAGTAGAAGATGGCGAAAAACTTGCCAATATTGTAAAAGAACATGACTTTGAAATTGTTTCTATCTCAAAAAAGGCAGGTAATGAATATGCGCCCAAGCTTTTTGATTTGACAGGTTTACAAGTGTATTGTAACACCAAATTTGGATTTAGTGCAGACGAGACTTTAAAGATTGTTCAGAAATTATATGAGCAAAAAGTAGTGACCTACCCAAGGGTAGATACCACATTTTTGCCTAATGATGTATACCCTAAAGTGCCGGAGATACTCAAGAAACTTACGAAGTACGATACCCTAACGAAACCTCTTGACGGTAAAAAATTAAAGAAAACCAAAAAGGTTTTTGACGACAGTAAGGTTACGGATCACCACGCTATTATTCCTACTGGTCAACAAATAAACTTGCAGTACAATCAGCAACAGGTTTATGATATAATTGTACGCCGTTTTATAGCTGTTTTTTATCCAGATTGTAAAGTTTCGAATACTACTGTCATAGGTAAAGCTGAAACGGTAAAATTTAAAACCACCGGAAAAGAGATTTTAGAAAAAGGATGGCGTATTGTTTTCGAAACACCCAATGCACCATCAAAAGAATCGGGAATATTGCCAACGTTCAAGAAAGGCGAAAAGGGTCCACACGAGCCTTCATTTTTAGAAAAGCAAACAAAGCCGCCAAAGCAGTATACAGAAGCTTCACTCTTACGTGCAATGGAAACTGCAGGCAAAAAGGTCGATGACGATGAACTTCGTGAGCTAATGAAAGAAAACGGAATTGGTAGGCCTTCAACACGTGCCAATATCATCGAAACATTGTTTCGTAGAAAATATATAAAGCGAAATAAAAAGCAAGTGATTCCCACGGTTACAGGTATTCAATTGATCGACACCATTCAAAATGAAATGCTGAAGTCTGCCGAACTTACCGGTAAATGGGAAAAGCAATTAAAAGATATTGAGAAAGGTACCTTTAGTGCAGGCAGTTTTATCAAGCAGATGAAAAAAATGGTCGATCAATTGGTTTACGACGTTCGAAGTGAAACTAGAAAGGCTAATATTTCAGCTGTAAATAACAAACCGCCAGCAGCGGCTTCCAAGAAAAAAGCAATTAAAAAGGCTACGGATATAACATCGGAGGTTTGTCCTAAATGTAAAAAAGGAAGCATTCGAAGAGGGAAATCGGCTTATGGCTGTTCTGAGTTTAATAAGACTTGCGATTTTGTTATTCCTTTTAAATTTCAAGGGAAAACCATTTCAGAAAAACAGTATGTTAGGTTGTTTCAAAAAGGTTCGACAGTAAATTTAAAAGGCTTTAAAGTCAACAATGATTCAGTTGAAGGCTTGGTTAGATTTGATGACAGCTTTAAATTAAAGTTAGAACCTAAGAAGCCTAAAATTCAAGTAAAGAATACCTCCGAAGAAAATAGGTGTCCGAAATGTAACAAAGGCACTATCATAAAAGGAAAAACCGCTTACGGTTGTAGTGAGTATAAAACGGGTTGCGACTTTCGTTTTAGTTATGATGCTATTCGTGAAAAAGCAAAAGGACGACCATTGACCAAAGAGTTGGTTTTCGAAATTTTTAGGGAACACTAA
- a CDS encoding DUF7738 domain-containing protein produces the protein MGIFDFRDPSKRKKQSTPISVECTATEIFLNNTSISFPTNYTVLKNILGEASRIEPIKNTNNKVYLWDDFGIYCSTANPDKMLMLLLVEDNRYGLGHQPLKNFEGNVSIDGKPMAENIQNVDIDRPYMIRSIIKEQKQVAIAIGWNPGV, from the coding sequence ATGGGCATTTTTGACTTTAGAGATCCGAGTAAGAGAAAAAAACAGAGCACTCCTATTTCAGTAGAATGCACAGCCACTGAAATTTTTCTGAATAACACCAGTATTAGCTTTCCTACCAATTACACGGTACTTAAAAACATATTGGGAGAGGCTTCTCGCATAGAACCTATTAAAAACACGAACAACAAGGTGTATTTATGGGATGACTTTGGCATATATTGCTCCACAGCTAATCCAGATAAAATGCTGATGCTACTATTAGTAGAAGATAATAGATATGGATTAGGCCATCAACCCCTGAAAAATTTTGAAGGGAATGTTTCAATAGACGGCAAACCTATGGCCGAAAACATTCAAAACGTAGATATCGATAGACCTTATATGATACGATCCATTATAAAGGAGCAAAAGCAAGTGGCAATTGCCATTGGTTGGAACCCGGGTGTTTAG